In a genomic window of bacterium:
- a CDS encoding helix-turn-helix transcriptional regulator: MPPKPGQDLPPLDAALHDVMADERRDCLRGPDSPEGRALGAAVGGNVRRSRAAADMSLEELESRSGIPAELLALLEAGQAVPSLRALWGLATALGVPFAALLLQREGAVAFRVLRGGEGRVILSAGGELRSRLLSPPGVAPEVYELTLGPGCVEEAAAHAPGTVEHLTVLRGCLEVHAGDEQARLEPGDALFFQADRAHGYRNAAAGETVAQLVMGYGPPAGGTRGGAA; this comes from the coding sequence ATGCCCCCCAAGCCGGGACAAGACCTACCCCCGCTCGACGCCGCGCTCCACGACGTCATGGCGGACGAGCGACGCGATTGCCTGCGCGGGCCGGACAGCCCGGAGGGCCGTGCGCTCGGCGCCGCGGTCGGCGGCAACGTCCGGCGCTCCCGCGCGGCGGCGGACATGAGCCTCGAGGAGCTCGAGTCGCGCAGCGGCATCCCGGCGGAGCTGCTCGCGCTGCTCGAAGCCGGTCAGGCGGTGCCGAGCCTGCGGGCGCTCTGGGGGCTGGCGACGGCGCTCGGCGTCCCGTTCGCGGCCCTCCTGCTCCAGCGCGAAGGCGCGGTCGCGTTCCGCGTCCTGCGCGGCGGCGAGGGGCGCGTGATCCTCTCGGCTGGCGGCGAGCTGCGTTCGCGGCTGCTCTCGCCGCCCGGCGTCGCCCCCGAGGTCTACGAGCTGACGCTCGGTCCCGGCTGCGTCGAAGAGGCCGCGGCCCATGCGCCCGGCACGGTCGAGCACCTGACCGTGCTGCGCGGCTGCCTCGAGGTCCACGCCGGCGACGAGCAGGCCCGCCTCGAGCCCGGCGACGCGCTCTTCTTCCAGGCCGATCGCGCGCACGGCTACCGCAACGCGGCGGCGGGCGAAACCGTCGCCCAGCTCGTCATGGGCTATGGTCCGCCGGCGGGCGGCACGCGCGGCGGCGCCGCCTGA
- a CDS encoding ester cyclase, with protein MSTTTPTLRARREAVVREHMGSENRHAFEVTLGTFAHPRYELVATGEVFDGADAVRGYYAASRAAFPDQRNEVTALRHTDDGVLVEFDLLGTHRGPLRGIPATGREFRCPMAALFFFDAGDRIVCERVYFDSATILRQLGLLPGAA; from the coding sequence ATGTCGACGACCACCCCGACGTTGCGCGCACGCCGCGAAGCGGTCGTGCGCGAGCACATGGGCTCGGAGAACCGGCACGCGTTCGAGGTCACGCTGGGGACGTTCGCGCACCCGCGCTACGAGCTGGTCGCAACCGGTGAGGTGTTCGACGGCGCCGACGCGGTGCGCGGCTATTACGCCGCGTCGCGCGCCGCGTTCCCCGACCAGCGCAACGAGGTGACCGCGCTCCGGCACACCGACGACGGCGTGCTCGTCGAGTTCGATCTGCTCGGCACGCATCGCGGCCCGCTGCGCGGCATCCCCGCCACCGGCCGGGAGTTCCGCTGTCCGATGGCGGCGCTCTTCTTCTTCGACGCCGGGGACCGCATCGTCTGCGAGCGGGTGTACTTCGACTCCGCCACGATCCTCCGCCAGCTCGGTCTCCTGCCCGGCGCCGCCTGA
- a CDS encoding ABC transporter permease, giving the protein MNTGLWAARAGFFVALLALWEGVARLGIWPHYLFPPPSDVLAALAGGLRDGLFVRGALASLWRVAVGYAIAVGLGTVLGVAIGRSRLLDATLGSLVLGFQALPSVCWLPLAILWFGLDERAIVFVVVMGALFSVTLGVEAGVKNLPPVYLRAARNLGAGGPSLYTQVILPAAQPAILAGLKQGWTFAWRSLMAAELLYYTLSLGNLLQGGRDLNDAARVMAVMLLIIGLGVTIDRGLFSPLERRLRERWGFGVA; this is encoded by the coding sequence ATGAACACCGGGCTCTGGGCGGCACGCGCCGGCTTCTTCGTCGCGCTGCTGGCGCTGTGGGAAGGCGTCGCGCGACTCGGCATCTGGCCGCACTATCTCTTTCCGCCGCCGTCAGACGTGCTGGCGGCGCTCGCCGGCGGCCTGCGCGACGGCCTCTTCGTGCGCGGCGCGCTCGCGAGCCTGTGGCGGGTGGCCGTCGGCTACGCGATCGCCGTCGGACTCGGCACCGTGCTCGGCGTCGCCATCGGCCGCTCGCGTCTCCTCGACGCGACGCTCGGCTCGCTCGTCCTCGGCTTCCAGGCGTTGCCGAGCGTCTGCTGGCTACCGCTCGCGATCCTCTGGTTCGGTCTCGACGAGCGGGCCATCGTCTTCGTCGTCGTCATGGGGGCGCTGTTCTCGGTGACGCTCGGCGTGGAGGCGGGCGTCAAGAACCTGCCGCCGGTCTACCTGCGGGCGGCGCGCAACCTCGGGGCGGGCGGGCCGTCGCTCTATACCCAGGTGATCCTGCCGGCCGCACAGCCCGCGATCCTCGCGGGCCTGAAGCAGGGCTGGACGTTCGCCTGGCGCTCGCTCATGGCGGCCGAGCTCCTCTACTACACGCTGAGCCTCGGCAACCTGCTCCAGGGCGGTCGCGACCTGAACGACGCGGCCCGGGTGATGGCGGTGATGCTCCTCATCATCGGGCTCGGCGTCACCATCGACCGCGGCCTCTTCTCGCCGCTCGAGCGACGGCTGCGGGAGCGCTGGGGGTTCGGCGTCGCCTGA
- a CDS encoding ABC transporter ATP-binding protein: protein MQAPIVWQRLPPETAPERPALALQHVHRTFPGRDGPVSALYDVDLEIARGEFVCIVGPSGCGKSTLLGLVAGLDFPSRGTIETDGFRVRGTGNDRVLLFQDAALFPWLDVRGNVEFGLRQLGLSRRDRRVVARHYLGLVGLASFERAFVHQLSGGMRQRVALARALAVDPQILLMDEPFGALDAMTRDRLHAELQAIWTETGKTVLFVTHNTREAVALGDRVLVMSPRPGRILAEFTIDLPRPRVLEDATLLGRVREVLAVLRDSAVQEGSA from the coding sequence ATGCAGGCCCCCATCGTCTGGCAACGGCTGCCGCCCGAGACCGCGCCCGAGCGCCCGGCGCTCGCGCTCCAGCACGTCCACCGCACGTTCCCGGGCCGCGACGGCCCGGTGAGCGCGCTCTACGACGTCGATCTCGAGATCGCACGCGGCGAATTCGTCTGCATCGTGGGACCGAGCGGGTGCGGCAAGTCGACGCTGCTCGGGCTCGTCGCCGGGCTCGACTTCCCGAGCCGCGGCACCATCGAGACCGACGGCTTCCGCGTCCGCGGCACGGGCAACGACCGCGTCCTGCTCTTCCAGGACGCGGCGCTGTTCCCGTGGCTCGACGTGCGCGGCAACGTCGAGTTCGGGCTGCGCCAGCTCGGGCTCTCCCGCCGCGATCGCCGCGTCGTGGCACGGCACTACCTCGGGCTCGTCGGCCTGGCGTCCTTCGAGCGCGCCTTCGTCCACCAGCTCTCCGGCGGCATGCGGCAGCGCGTCGCGCTGGCGCGTGCGCTCGCCGTCGATCCGCAGATCCTGCTCATGGACGAGCCGTTCGGCGCACTCGACGCCATGACCCGCGACCGCTTGCACGCCGAGCTCCAGGCGATCTGGACGGAGACGGGCAAGACCGTCCTCTTCGTCACGCACAACACCCGCGAGGCGGTGGCGCTCGGCGATCGCGTGCTCGTGATGTCGCCGCGGCCCGGCCGCATCCTGGCGGAGTTCACGATCGACCTGCCCCGCCCGCGCGTGCTCGAGGACGCGACCCTGCTCGGGCGCGTGCGCGAGGTGCTCGCGGTGCTGCGCGACAGCGCCGTACAGGAGGGATCGGCATGA
- a CDS encoding ABC transporter substrate-binding protein, with amino-acid sequence MSTIARRRTRAALVLGMTTLLTMLVLAAVRHARAEATAPPRVRLAYFPNVTHAAAIVGVARGTFADALGDEGALEPKTFPAGPALIEALFAGEVDVGYVGPNPAINGYVKSKGEALRVIAGASSAGAQFVVRADANIAKPADLSGKTFATPQLGGTQDVALRLYVRRHGLDTADRGGTVTIQPAQPADIFTLFREGKIQGAWMAEPWVSRLVIEGGGRVFLDERDEWPDGRFVTTVVVARTEFLTQHPDLVRRLLEAHVDSIAFLNERPDKAQRVVNAEIARITTKALPDAVVASAFENTEFTTDPLPNTLQKAADSAFELGFLGTERPQLFGIWALQPLEAVVAARKNRVAAR; translated from the coding sequence ATGTCCACCATCGCCCGCCGCCGCACCCGCGCCGCCCTCGTCCTCGGGATGACCACCCTGCTCACCATGCTCGTGCTCGCCGCCGTCCGCCATGCCCGCGCCGAGGCCACCGCACCGCCCCGCGTCCGGCTCGCGTACTTCCCCAACGTCACGCATGCCGCCGCCATCGTCGGCGTCGCGCGCGGCACGTTCGCCGATGCGCTCGGCGACGAGGGCGCCCTCGAGCCGAAGACCTTCCCCGCCGGCCCGGCGCTGATCGAGGCGCTGTTCGCAGGCGAGGTCGACGTCGGCTACGTCGGCCCGAACCCTGCCATCAACGGCTACGTGAAGAGCAAGGGCGAGGCGCTGCGCGTGATCGCCGGCGCCTCGAGCGCCGGCGCCCAGTTCGTCGTCCGTGCCGACGCGAACATCGCCAAGCCCGCCGACCTCTCCGGCAAGACGTTCGCGACGCCGCAGCTCGGCGGCACGCAGGACGTCGCGCTGCGCCTCTACGTCCGGCGTCACGGGCTCGACACCGCCGACCGCGGCGGCACGGTCACGATCCAGCCGGCGCAACCGGCGGACATCTTCACGCTCTTCCGCGAGGGCAAGATCCAGGGCGCCTGGATGGCGGAGCCGTGGGTGTCGCGTCTCGTGATCGAGGGCGGCGGCCGGGTCTTCCTCGACGAGCGCGACGAGTGGCCCGACGGGCGCTTCGTCACGACCGTCGTCGTCGCCCGCACCGAGTTCCTGACCCAGCACCCCGATCTCGTCCGCCGCCTGCTCGAAGCCCACGTCGACAGCATCGCGTTCCTCAACGAGCGTCCCGACAAGGCCCAGAGGGTCGTCAACGCCGAGATCGCCCGGATCACGACGAAGGCCCTGCCCGACGCGGTGGTCGCGAGCGCATTCGAGAACACCGAGTTCACGACCGATCCCCTGCCGAACACGCTGCAGAAGGCGGCCGACTCGGCCTTCGAGCTCGGCTTCCTCGGCACCGAACGCCCGCAGCTCTTCGGCATCTGGGCGCTCCAGCCGCTCGAGGCCGTGGTGGCGGCCCGCAAGAACCGCGTCGCCGCACGCTGA
- a CDS encoding septal ring lytic transglycosylase RlpA family protein, whose amino-acid sequence MLDSRLAPTSPPAPRRPVRLAPRLRVVHGGRRGFDSIDQLRERRLMLAALDDAVRTILGSNPAFDGRPVDRRRELAWLRSRTLRHPFTFERICMRLGFDPDRLRRRILCAARRAGTLALLLALLAARPAAAEPLPHLGTASWYGWEFAGRRTACGERFDPRALTAAHRTLPLGTNARITNLRNGRIVVVRITDRGPYVEPRVLDLSLAAAHALDMVDCGVADVLIEPL is encoded by the coding sequence ATGCTCGACTCCCGCCTCGCTCCCACCTCCCCTCCGGCGCCGCGCCGCCCGGTCCGGCTCGCGCCGCGGCTGCGCGTCGTCCACGGCGGCCGGCGCGGCTTCGATTCGATCGACCAGCTGCGCGAGCGACGCCTCATGCTCGCCGCGCTCGACGACGCGGTCCGCACCATCCTCGGCTCGAACCCCGCGTTCGACGGCCGCCCCGTCGACCGCCGCCGCGAGCTCGCCTGGCTGCGCAGCCGCACCCTGCGCCACCCGTTCACGTTCGAGCGCATCTGCATGCGGCTCGGGTTCGACCCCGACCGCCTGCGCCGCCGCATCCTGTGCGCCGCGCGGCGCGCCGGCACGCTGGCGCTCCTGCTCGCGCTGCTCGCCGCGCGGCCGGCCGCCGCCGAGCCGCTCCCCCACCTCGGCACCGCGTCCTGGTACGGCTGGGAATTCGCCGGCCGGCGGACGGCGTGCGGCGAGCGCTTCGATCCGCGGGCGCTGACGGCGGCCCATCGCACGCTGCCGCTCGGCACCAACGCGCGCATCACGAACCTCCGCAACGGACGCATCGTCGTCGTCCGCATCACGGATCGCGGCCCCTACGTGGAGCCGCGCGTCCTCGACCTCTCCCTCGCCGCCGCCCACGCGCTCGACATGGTCGACTGCGGCGTCGCCGACGTCCTCATCGAGCCCCTCTGA
- a CDS encoding acyl carrier protein, translating into MSTAHSPTATAPRREQIAETIRRVLADELGVRPAALAPEVSLHDDLAADSLDLAGVGIALEAALGIDVPLALLDRVRTCGELVEALVTVAAGPTEVPESVSAPLARVTISTPHGGGAITRTLRLTPYALETILADARRLGRGTYVRVLLAPRTPAEAFGHLALRFEPLADRGIVVRLRRATDRDWPGCCYD; encoded by the coding sequence ATGTCGACCGCCCATTCGCCCACCGCGACGGCCCCGCGCCGCGAGCAGATCGCCGAGACGATCCGCCGCGTGCTCGCCGACGAGCTCGGTGTTCGCCCCGCGGCGCTCGCACCCGAGGTCTCGCTCCACGACGACCTCGCCGCGGACTCGCTCGACCTCGCCGGCGTCGGCATCGCGCTCGAAGCCGCACTCGGGATCGACGTTCCGCTCGCGCTCCTCGACCGCGTGCGAACCTGCGGCGAGCTCGTCGAGGCGCTGGTCACGGTCGCCGCCGGGCCGACCGAGGTACCGGAGAGCGTGTCGGCGCCCCTGGCCCGGGTCACGATCTCGACACCCCACGGCGGCGGCGCGATCACCCGCACGCTGCGCCTCACACCCTACGCGCTCGAGACGATCCTCGCCGACGCGCGGCGCCTCGGCCGCGGCACCTACGTGCGCGTGCTCCTCGCGCCGCGAACGCCGGCCGAGGCCTTCGGACACCTCGCGTTGCGGTTCGAGCCCCTCGCCGATCGCGGAATCGTCGTGCGTCTCCGCCGCGCGACGGACCGCGACTGGCCTGGATGTTGCTATGATTGA
- a CDS encoding helix-turn-helix domain-containing protein: MTDRSHRGDATPDDVVRAAIVAERRDALRGPDGPEGRALGAAIGTNVRRERERIGLALDALAARSGVAPDILARLEDGRAVPSLRVVWSLATALGVPFAHLLVQQEGAVFFRVQRAREGRTVISGTGDLRSRLLSPPGLVPELYELAFRPGAVEAAEPHAPGTVEHLVVLRGGLILHADDAMARLEAGDAVFFQADRPHTYHNPTAAETVVHCVMAYASHAARRPDGGRP, encoded by the coding sequence GTGACCGACCGCTCCCACAGAGGCGACGCCACGCCGGACGACGTCGTCCGCGCGGCGATCGTCGCCGAGCGCAGGGACGCCCTGCGCGGGCCCGACGGGCCCGAAGGCCGCGCGCTCGGCGCGGCCATCGGCACGAACGTGCGCCGCGAGCGCGAGCGCATCGGGCTCGCCCTCGACGCGCTCGCGGCCCGCAGCGGCGTCGCGCCGGACATCCTCGCGCGCCTCGAAGACGGCCGCGCGGTGCCGAGCCTGCGCGTCGTCTGGTCGCTCGCGACGGCGCTCGGCGTCCCTTTCGCGCACCTGCTCGTCCAGCAGGAAGGCGCGGTCTTCTTCCGCGTGCAGCGCGCCCGCGAGGGCCGCACGGTGATCTCGGGCACGGGCGATCTGCGCTCGCGCCTGCTCTCGCCGCCCGGCCTCGTGCCCGAGCTCTACGAGCTCGCGTTCCGGCCGGGCGCCGTCGAAGCCGCCGAGCCCCACGCGCCGGGCACGGTCGAGCACCTCGTCGTCCTGCGCGGCGGGCTCATCCTGCACGCCGACGACGCCATGGCGCGTCTCGAGGCCGGCGACGCCGTCTTCTTCCAAGCGGACCGGCCGCACACGTATCACAACCCGACGGCGGCGGAGACGGTAGTCCATTGCGTCATGGCCTACGCGTCGCACGCCGCGCGCCGACCCGACGGCGGGAGGCCCTGA
- a CDS encoding YezD family protein, with product MDDARDHDAVDGGGQTIERVRETLDRIHAALRGLRYGSVTAIVQDGVVVQVERLEKFRVERRKGTAG from the coding sequence ATGGACGACGCACGGGACCACGACGCCGTGGACGGGGGCGGTCAGACCATCGAGCGTGTCCGTGAGACGCTCGATCGCATCCACGCCGCGCTGCGCGGCCTGCGCTACGGGTCGGTGACGGCCATCGTGCAGGACGGGGTGGTGGTGCAGGTGGAACGACTCGAGAAGTTCCGGGTCGAGCGACGGAAGGGAACGGCCGGGTGA
- a CDS encoding sulfate/molybdate ABC transporter ATP-binding protein: protein MSITVKNVTKRFGNFLALDDVSLEVPGGSLLALLGPSGSGKTTLLRIISGLEVADEGSVYYHEEDVTSAAVRERNVGFVFQHYALFRHMNVFDNVAFGLKVRKAGKEHIRQRVHELLRLVQLEGLERSLPSQLSGGQRQRVALARALAAEPKVLLLDEPFGALDAKVRQELRQWLRRLHDELHVTSVFVTHDQEEAFEVSDRVVIMSQGRIEQVGTPAEIFENPANPFVMDFLGNVNVFHGHVQDGRAKLGSLDIAAPEYDGSEERAATAFIRSHELEILKSKNGRPSLEAKVVHVNPARPVVKVRVYSEAFGVVLNIDVSWEKYAELRIQTGDVVHVAPRQVRLFVQEYSI from the coding sequence ATGAGCATCACGGTGAAGAACGTCACGAAACGGTTCGGCAACTTCCTCGCCCTCGACGACGTCAGCCTCGAGGTGCCCGGCGGCTCGCTGCTCGCGCTGCTGGGGCCGTCGGGCTCGGGCAAGACCACCCTGCTGCGCATCATCTCCGGGCTCGAGGTCGCCGACGAGGGCAGCGTCTACTACCACGAGGAGGACGTCACCTCGGCGGCGGTGCGCGAGCGCAACGTCGGCTTCGTCTTCCAGCACTACGCGCTCTTCCGCCACATGAACGTGTTCGACAACGTCGCGTTCGGGCTGAAGGTGCGCAAGGCGGGCAAGGAGCACATCCGCCAGCGCGTGCACGAGCTGCTGCGGCTGGTGCAGCTCGAGGGGCTCGAGCGCTCGCTGCCGTCGCAGCTGTCCGGCGGCCAGCGCCAGCGCGTCGCGCTCGCCCGCGCCCTCGCGGCCGAGCCGAAGGTGCTGCTCCTCGACGAGCCCTTCGGCGCGCTCGACGCGAAGGTCCGCCAGGAGCTGCGGCAGTGGCTGCGGCGGCTCCACGACGAGCTGCACGTGACCAGCGTCTTCGTCACGCACGACCAGGAGGAGGCCTTCGAGGTCTCCGACCGCGTCGTCATCATGAGCCAGGGGCGCATCGAGCAGGTCGGCACGCCGGCGGAGATCTTCGAGAACCCGGCGAACCCCTTCGTCATGGACTTCCTCGGCAACGTGAACGTGTTCCACGGGCACGTACAGGACGGCCGCGCGAAGCTCGGATCGCTCGACATCGCGGCACCGGAATACGACGGCTCCGAGGAGCGCGCGGCCACCGCCTTCATCCGCTCCCACGAGCTCGAGATCCTGAAGTCGAAGAACGGCCGCCCGAGCCTCGAGGCGAAGGTGGTGCACGTCAATCCGGCGCGCCCGGTCGTCAAGGTGCGCGTCTACTCGGAGGCCTTCGGCGTCGTGCTGAACATCGACGTCAGCTGGGAGAAGTACGCGGAGCTGCGCATCCAGACGGGCGACGTCGTGCACGTCGCGCCCCGCCAGGTGCGGCTCTTCGTGCAGGAGTACTCGATATGA
- the cysW gene encoding sulfate ABC transporter permease subunit CysW yields MSDHTAGKVVAGATPVPLRAHEDPTWVRWTLTLAAVSVIVLLIVVPLVNVFTEAFADGAAVYWQNIARDHDTLHAMKLTLIVAPVAVLLNLIFGLAAAWGIARFRFPGRAFVTALIDLPFTVSPVVVGLLLVLLFGLHGYLGPWLREHDIKIIFALPGLIIATCFVTFPVIARELIPLMEALGSEEEVAAVSLGARGWQMFRLITLPNIKWGLLYGLILCNARAMGEFGAVYVVSGRITGGTDTMPLRVEKLFQEYNMPGAFAVASVLAMLAVVTLLLKSVLEWKTRRELEEAKRLQTAGGEA; encoded by the coding sequence ATGTCTGACCACACGGCAGGCAAGGTCGTCGCGGGCGCCACGCCCGTCCCTCTTCGCGCCCACGAGGATCCGACCTGGGTCCGCTGGACGCTCACCCTGGCAGCCGTCAGCGTCATCGTGCTGCTGATCGTCGTCCCGCTCGTGAACGTCTTCACCGAGGCGTTCGCGGACGGCGCGGCGGTCTACTGGCAGAACATCGCCCGCGACCACGACACGCTCCACGCGATGAAGCTCACGCTCATCGTCGCGCCGGTCGCCGTCCTCCTGAACCTGATCTTCGGCCTCGCGGCGGCCTGGGGCATCGCGCGCTTCCGCTTCCCGGGGCGCGCGTTCGTCACCGCGCTCATCGACCTGCCGTTCACCGTCTCCCCCGTGGTGGTCGGCCTCCTGCTGGTCCTGCTCTTCGGCCTGCACGGCTATCTCGGGCCCTGGCTGCGCGAACACGACATCAAGATCATCTTCGCGCTGCCCGGGCTCATCATCGCGACCTGCTTCGTCACCTTCCCCGTCATCGCCCGCGAGCTCATCCCGCTGATGGAAGCGCTCGGCTCGGAGGAGGAGGTGGCGGCCGTGAGCCTCGGTGCCCGCGGCTGGCAGATGTTCCGGCTGATCACGTTGCCGAACATCAAGTGGGGCCTGCTCTACGGCCTCATCCTCTGCAACGCCCGTGCGATGGGCGAGTTCGGCGCCGTCTACGTCGTCTCCGGACGCATCACCGGCGGCACCGACACGATGCCGCTGCGGGTCGAGAAGCTGTTCCAGGAATACAACATGCCGGGTGCCTTCGCCGTCGCGTCGGTCCTGGCCATGCTCGCCGTCGTCACGCTGCTCCTGAAGAGCGTCCTCGAGTGGAAGACGCGACGCGAGCTCGAAGAGGCCAAGCGGCTCCAGACCGCCGGAGGTGAAGCATGA
- the cysT gene encoding sulfate ABC transporter permease subunit CysT, which translates to MATDVNRRVLPGFGLSLGYMMTYLTLLVLIPIAAGFIRATNLSLEQFWAAVSTERAIAAYRLTLFVSFASAAVNVVLGLLVAWVLVRYEFPLKRLLDSLVDFPFALPTAVAGLVYSNLYVENGWYGQFLVPLGIQGSYSVLGIVLVLTFIGFPFVVRTLEPVLQGLERDVEEASACLGADRFQTFRRVIFPSILPAVITGFALAFARGLGEYGSVVFISGNMPYQTEIAPVLVVAQLEAFQYNEATAIAVVLLVISFVTLFGINALERWSSRHHV; encoded by the coding sequence ATGGCAACCGACGTCAACCGCCGCGTGCTCCCCGGGTTCGGACTGAGCCTGGGGTACATGATGACCTACCTGACCTTGCTCGTGTTGATCCCGATCGCGGCCGGGTTCATCCGAGCCACCAACCTGTCCTTGGAGCAATTCTGGGCCGCGGTCTCGACCGAACGCGCGATCGCGGCCTACCGGCTGACGCTGTTCGTATCGTTCGCGTCCGCCGCGGTGAACGTGGTCCTCGGCCTGCTCGTCGCGTGGGTGCTCGTGCGATACGAATTCCCGCTCAAGCGTCTCCTCGACTCGCTGGTCGACTTCCCGTTCGCGCTGCCCACCGCCGTCGCCGGTCTCGTCTACTCCAACCTCTACGTCGAGAACGGCTGGTACGGGCAGTTCCTGGTGCCCCTCGGCATCCAGGGCTCGTACTCGGTGCTGGGCATCGTCCTCGTCCTCACCTTCATCGGCTTCCCCTTCGTCGTCCGCACGCTCGAGCCCGTGCTGCAGGGGCTCGAGCGGGACGTCGAGGAAGCCTCGGCCTGCCTGGGGGCGGATCGCTTCCAGACCTTCCGGCGGGTGATCTTCCCGTCGATCCTCCCCGCGGTGATCACGGGCTTCGCGCTCGCCTTCGCCCGCGGGCTCGGCGAGTACGGCTCGGTCGTCTTCATCTCGGGCAACATGCCCTACCAGACGGAGATCGCGCCGGTTCTCGTCGTCGCCCAGCTGGAGGCCTTCCAGTACAACGAGGCGACGGCGATCGCGGTCGTGCTGCTCGTGATCTCGTTCGTCACGCTCTTCGGCATCAACGCCCTCGAGCGCTGGAGCTCGCGCCATCATGTCTGA
- a CDS encoding sulfate ABC transporter substrate-binding protein → MRPSTLLALIATAFLAMAPLTASAQELLNVSYDPTRELWKALNAAWAPKWAAQNGGAAPTVRMSHGGSGSQARAVVDGLEADVATLAMWPDTNAIAKAGLMPLGWEKDLPNNSTAYTSTIVFVVRKGNPKGIKDWPDIIKPDVQIITPNPKTSGNGKLSFLAAWGYVKLHGGSDKEALDFVTKLYEQVPVLDLAARGSTVTFVQKRIGDVHLTWENEAHLEVEEAKGQVEIVYPSASFLAEPPLAIVSKNTERKGTTTAAKSYLEFLYTPEGQAIIAKHFYRPTDPGILEANRATFPDMKLFDVTQVAKNWDDAYDKYFGDGKVFDQIYKPKK, encoded by the coding sequence ATGCGCCCCAGTACCCTGTTGGCCCTCATCGCCACCGCCTTCCTCGCGATGGCCCCGCTCACCGCCTCCGCACAGGAGCTCCTGAACGTGTCGTACGACCCGACGCGGGAGCTCTGGAAGGCGCTCAATGCCGCCTGGGCCCCGAAGTGGGCGGCGCAGAATGGCGGCGCCGCACCCACGGTGCGCATGTCGCACGGCGGATCCGGCAGCCAGGCCCGGGCGGTCGTCGACGGCCTCGAGGCTGACGTCGCGACGCTCGCGATGTGGCCGGACACCAACGCCATCGCCAAGGCCGGGCTCATGCCGCTCGGCTGGGAGAAGGACCTCCCGAACAACTCGACCGCCTACACCTCGACGATCGTCTTCGTGGTCCGCAAGGGCAACCCGAAGGGCATCAAGGACTGGCCGGACATCATCAAGCCGGACGTCCAGATCATCACCCCGAACCCGAAGACCTCGGGCAACGGCAAGCTCTCCTTCCTCGCCGCGTGGGGCTACGTGAAGCTGCACGGCGGCTCCGACAAGGAGGCGCTCGACTTCGTCACGAAGCTCTACGAGCAGGTGCCGGTCCTCGACCTCGCGGCCCGCGGCTCGACGGTGACCTTCGTGCAGAAGCGCATCGGCGACGTGCACCTCACGTGGGAGAACGAGGCGCACCTCGAGGTCGAGGAGGCCAAGGGGCAGGTCGAGATCGTCTACCCGTCGGCGAGCTTCCTCGCCGAGCCGCCGCTCGCGATCGTTTCCAAGAACACGGAGCGCAAGGGCACGACGACCGCCGCCAAGAGCTACCTCGAGTTCCTCTACACCCCCGAGGGCCAGGCGATCATCGCCAAGCACTTCTACCGCCCTACCGACCCGGGAATCCTCGAAGCGAACCGCGCCACGTTCCCGGACATGAAGCTCTTCGACGTGACCCAGGTCGCGAAGAACTGGGACGACGCCTACGACAAGTATTTCGGCGACGGCAAGGTCTTCGACCAGATCTACAAGCCGAAGAAGTGA